In one Vulgatibacter incomptus genomic region, the following are encoded:
- the rpoN gene encoding RNA polymerase factor sigma-54, which yields MSLELKQHLRMSQQLVMTPQLQQAIKLLQLSRLELESLIREEIEQNPLLEEPTSTIDQDRAESAEELTSIERFVEQERAAPEPPENRSEEVKGADGQNEIDWENYLNSYQLTPTTASNKGMSEDLPPFEANLTREETLFEHLVAQMRLADFAEEEETVALLILGNLDDFGYFRIEDFEGDPLIAVAAEAGASLAVAASALGKLQKLEPLGVCARDLQECLLIQARAWGEEGTLVGVIIRRFLKALESKNLEAIVKEWAKETKAEKDDVREDVIEAVKTIAEMDPRPARHFVSEEAQYITPDVYVHKVGDEYMVVVNDDGLSKLRISHHYRDALRNGDAKANGSKEFIQEKLRSALWLIRSIHQRQRTIHKVTESIVKFQRDFLDHGVSQLKPLILKDVAEDIQMHESTVSRVTTNKYVHTPQGIFELKWFFNSAIAKSGGDEVASEAVKAAIKRIVASETTPHSDQKLVELLRLEKIVIARRTVAKYREEIGILPSSKRRKIY from the coding sequence ATGTCGCTGGAGCTCAAGCAGCACCTGAGAATGTCGCAGCAGCTGGTGATGACGCCCCAGCTGCAGCAGGCGATCAAGCTCCTGCAGCTCTCCCGGCTCGAGCTCGAGTCCCTGATCCGCGAGGAGATCGAGCAGAACCCGCTCCTGGAGGAGCCGACCAGCACCATCGACCAGGATCGCGCCGAGTCGGCGGAGGAGCTGACCTCGATCGAGCGCTTCGTGGAGCAGGAGAGGGCGGCGCCCGAGCCTCCCGAGAACCGTTCCGAGGAGGTGAAGGGCGCCGACGGGCAGAACGAGATCGACTGGGAGAACTACCTCAACAGCTACCAGCTCACGCCGACCACGGCCTCGAACAAGGGGATGTCCGAGGACCTGCCTCCCTTCGAGGCGAACCTCACCCGGGAAGAGACCCTCTTCGAGCACCTCGTCGCCCAGATGCGCCTCGCCGACTTCGCCGAGGAGGAGGAGACGGTGGCGCTCCTGATCCTCGGCAACCTCGACGACTTCGGCTACTTCCGGATCGAGGACTTCGAGGGAGACCCGCTGATCGCCGTGGCCGCCGAGGCGGGGGCCAGCCTGGCGGTGGCGGCGAGCGCCCTCGGGAAGCTCCAGAAGCTCGAGCCGCTCGGCGTCTGCGCCCGCGACCTGCAGGAGTGCCTGCTGATCCAGGCCCGCGCCTGGGGAGAAGAGGGCACCCTCGTCGGCGTGATCATCCGCCGCTTCCTGAAGGCCCTCGAGTCCAAGAACCTCGAGGCCATCGTCAAGGAATGGGCCAAGGAGACCAAGGCGGAGAAGGACGACGTCCGGGAGGACGTGATCGAGGCGGTGAAGACCATCGCCGAGATGGACCCCCGGCCCGCCCGCCACTTCGTCTCCGAGGAAGCGCAGTACATCACGCCCGATGTCTACGTGCACAAGGTGGGCGACGAATACATGGTGGTGGTGAACGACGACGGGCTCTCGAAGCTCCGGATCAGCCACCACTACCGCGACGCGCTCCGCAACGGCGACGCGAAGGCGAACGGCTCCAAGGAGTTCATCCAGGAGAAGCTGCGATCGGCGCTGTGGCTGATCCGCTCCATCCACCAGCGGCAGCGCACGATCCACAAGGTCACCGAGTCGATCGTGAAGTTCCAGCGGGACTTCCTGGACCACGGGGTCTCGCAGCTGAAGCCGCTGATCCTCAAGGACGTCGCCGAAGACATCCAGATGCACGAGTCCACGGTGTCGCGCGTGACCACGAACAAATACGTGCACACGCCCCAGGGGATCTTCGAGCTCAAGTGGTTCTTCAACTCCGCCATCGCCAAGTCCGGCGGCGACGAGGTGGCGAGCGAGGCGGTCAAGGCCGCGATCAAGCGGATCGTCGCGTCGGAGACGACGCCCCACTCCGATCAGAAGCTGGTCGAGCTGCTCAGGCTCGAGAAGATCGTGATCGCCCGGCGGACCGTGGCCAAGTACCGGGAGGAGATCGGGATCCTCCCGTCCAGCAAGCGACGGAAGATCTATTAA
- the lptB gene encoding LPS export ABC transporter ATP-binding protein has translation MIASGARPDVPALRAEGLVKIYRGRRVVDGVNLEVRPGEVVGLLGPNGAGKSTSFNMVVGMVRPDAGQVNLGDHDVTHLPMFRRARAGIGYLPQEASIFRKLTVRENFLAVLEGQSLSRAERQERCEELLREFGLEKVADTRGESLSGGERRRCEIARSLIPRPTYILFDEPFAGVDPINVGEIQRQVADLKGRGLGVLITDHNVRETLGICDRAYIIASGRILEEGTPAQVASSERARSLYLGDKFRLD, from the coding sequence ATGATCGCGAGCGGTGCGAGGCCGGACGTTCCCGCCCTGAGGGCGGAGGGCCTGGTCAAGATCTACCGCGGCAGGCGGGTGGTGGACGGCGTGAACCTGGAGGTCCGCCCCGGTGAGGTGGTGGGCCTGCTCGGTCCGAACGGGGCCGGCAAGTCCACGTCGTTCAACATGGTGGTCGGCATGGTGCGGCCCGACGCGGGCCAGGTGAACCTGGGCGACCACGACGTCACCCACCTTCCGATGTTCCGGCGCGCCCGGGCGGGGATCGGCTACCTGCCGCAGGAGGCCTCGATCTTCCGCAAGCTCACGGTGCGCGAGAACTTCCTCGCGGTCCTGGAGGGGCAATCGCTCTCCCGCGCCGAGAGGCAGGAGCGCTGCGAGGAGCTCCTGCGGGAGTTCGGGCTCGAGAAGGTCGCCGACACCCGCGGGGAGTCTCTCTCCGGGGGCGAGCGGCGGCGTTGCGAGATCGCTCGGTCGCTCATCCCGCGGCCGACCTACATTCTCTTCGACGAGCCCTTCGCCGGCGTGGATCCCATCAACGTGGGCGAGATCCAGCGCCAGGTCGCGGACCTGAAGGGCCGAGGGCTGGGCGTGCTGATCACCGATCACAACGTGCGCGAGACGCTGGGGATCTGCGATCGCGCCTACATCATCGCGTCGGGGAGGATTCTGGAGGAGGGGACGCCGGCGCAGGTGGCGTCGAGCGAGCGGGCGCGTTCGCTCTATCTAGGGGACAAGTTCCGCCTCGACTGA